In Henningerozyma blattae CBS 6284 chromosome 7, complete genome, a single genomic region encodes these proteins:
- the TBLA0G01510 gene encoding uncharacterized protein has translation MKFPKLFLTNALLVLLQANKLLGAVIQPTELPSPGASTMPLTIVARDFQPSGESQALQSITDSDADGGRNYDGQGGLLVATITWEYPYNFFLGGKVLGASVGFLMVPQVTIFSTYYTYWKSSYTATVSVYTSSRYNYWNSLDTLTLYEILATPQRNAQSNYYTSWTGSYIYTYSTGYTLITGLDGHETTKTIYYVRTPDDITLKTVTTVWTGTYRTTYSTHSGILVLNNDYFEETIYYVYNPIVTKLSRTFTFWQAPSTTTYNTKTYSQTGGDEIGTTLYVFYIAMPSNVLTQYTTVGYGFSKTSIIATVTESMFGPDGYPTTQLIIVVATPNPYGTVTIYTDWTGTFMSTYSTKVTTKRTQAGNVAISSIQTIYYVKTPYDQVETETTTKFAWLQPFASTFSTGYSHWYGNDGTYTYETIFYVSNPGIRTTRTSGWSKSVTSTVSTYWSTEWDKDLVPIEEEVILVAVPPYSAVSHSSKYSPSSSMLSSSSSSSSSSSSSSSSSSSPSSSSSSSSSPSSSSSTSKSPSFSSTKSLSSKTSFTYTSSTNNPNSKASSTTTSATSSTIISKSSESRTSESDKNTSISTTYEVSESSSSSSSSSSHPSVYTTTRTSGSDTETDVVSEYSTTDSAGKPTTITTTYEVTSSRSSRTTSHSKFSSDSKSEVTTSESEDIPPPITDWRSETEEYPIDSESTPFPTLYTTTRTSGSVTATDIVSEYSTTDSAGKPTTMTTTYEVSESSSSSSSSSSSSSHPSVYTTTRTSGSVTETDVVSEYSTTDSAGKPTTMTTTYEVSESSSSSASSSSSHPSVYTTTITSGSITETDIVSEYSTTDSNGMPTTLTTTYELSGSELPPVYTTTITSGSVTETDIVSVYSTTDSAGKPTTITTTYEVASSRSSRTTSESIFTSESKPEYSTSESEDIPPPITDWPSETEEYPIDSESTPFPTLYTTTRTSGSVTATDIVSEYSTTDSAGKPTTMTTTYEVSESSSSSSSSSSSSSHPSVYTTTRTSGSVTETDVVSEYSTTDSAGKPTTMTTTYEVLESSSVFGFVVVVSPIQYTLLLGHLVPSLRPMLFLNTRPPTSAGKPTTITTTYEVTSSRSSRTTSHSKFSSDSKSEVTTSESEDIPPPITDWRSETEEYPIDSESTPFPTLYTTTITSGSVTETDIVSEYSTTDSAGKPTTMTTTYEVSESSSSSSSSSSSSSHPSVYTTTRTSGSVTETDVVSEYSTTDSAGKPTTMTTTYEVSESSSSSASSSSSHPSVYTTTRTSGSVTETDVVSEYSTTDSNGMPTTLTTTYELSGSELPPVYTTTITSGSVTETDIVSVYSTTDSNGIPTTLITTYELSGSELPPVYTTTITSGSVTETDIVSAYSTTDSAGKPTTMTTTYEVSESSSSSASSSSSHPSVYTTTRTSGSVTETDVVSEYSTTDSAGKPTTMTTTYEVSESSSSSASSSASSSSSHPSVYTTTRTSGSVTETDVVSEYSTTDSNGMPTTLITTYELSGSELPPVYTTTITSGSVTETDIVSEYSTTDSAGKPTTMTTTYEVSQSSSSLLRRLHITYQYTLLRRTSGSVTETDVVSEYSTTDSAGKPTTMTTTYEVSESSSSSASSSSPHPSVYTTTITSGSITETDIVSEYSTTDSNGTPTTLTTTYELSGSELPPVYTTTITSGSVTETDIVSVYSTTDSNGMPTTLTTTYELSGSELPPVYTTTITSGSVTETDIVSEYSTTDSAGKPTTMTTTYEVSESSSSSSSSSSSSSSSHPSVYTTTITSGSVTETDIVSEYSTTDSAGKPTTMTTTYEVFESSSSSSLIELTSWSSLVSSIFTSNLIPSFTYESTTSSTYYSSTSSDGFDTESSFNTISPESETTNSIESNSGFSSGLTDASSTGTFTNSILSFTSTSSSYSGNYGWNSTLMSSRGESSLSKSYSSEPSIPIASLAPETSAGTVSHITTTLSNTNSVTISSSLTPENLNTQLVTSVPTENTETSRSNSQGITSVAPTSNSNTKEFTSASTQIIESSDSKQVTQPTGLSTINPTQIQPTSLSITISPGPIPSHNTQLESTTSTILQDNVNTPSTVFTDNGNPHITTTPEVVPSPEENLPSYSEPNPETHMTILYEGAASSNKQANGSIMFVLGLVFFYLFN, from the coding sequence ATGAAGTTTCCAAAACTTTTTTTGACAAATGCCTTATTAGTTTTACTCCAAGCTAATAAATTACTGGGGGCTGTCATACAACCTACCGAATTGCCCTCACCCGGAGCATCCACCATGCCACTAACAATAGTTGCAAGGGATTTTCAACCATCTGGAGAATCCCAAGCTCTTCAGTCTATCACTGATTCTGATGCTGATGGTGGTAGAAATTATGATGGTCAAGGGGGATTATTGGTGGCTACCATTACATGGGAATACCCATACAATTTTTTCCTTGGTGGTAAAGTTCTAGGTGCTAGTGTTGGTTTTCTGATGGTACCACAAGTAACAATCTTTTCAACATATTATACATATTGGAAAAGTTCTTACACCGCAACCGTTAGCGTTTATACCTCATCTCGTTATAATTACTGGAACTCTTTAGATACGCTTACACTTTATGAGATTTTAGCTACTCCACAACGTAATGCACAAAGTAACTATTATACATCTTGGACTGGCTCATATATCTACACTTATTCTACTGGTTATACCTTAATTACTGGTCTTGATGGACACGaaacaacaaaaacaaTCTATTATGTTAGAACTCCAGATGATATTACTTTAAAGACAGTTACTACTGTATGGACAGGAACATACAGAACCACCTATTCGACTCATTCTGGCATTTTAGTACTAAATAACGATTATTTTGAGGAAACCATTTATTATGTTTACAATCCAATTGTTACCAAATTAAGTAGAACTTTTACCTTTTGGCAGGCACCGTCAACCACAACCTATAATACAAAAACTTATTCTCAAACCGGAGGTGACGAGATTGGTACAACATTATACGTGTTTTATATTGCTATGCCTTCCAATGTTTTGACACAATATACTACAGTTGGTTATGGTTTTTCTAAGACATCAATTATAGCTACAGTTACAGAAAGTATGTTTGGTCCTGATGGTTATCCAACTACACAGCTTATTATTGTAGTTGCTACACCAAATCCATATGGTACAGTTACTATATATACGGATTGGACTGGTACATTTATGTCAACTTATTCAACAAAAGTGACTACAAAAAGAACTCAAGCAGGTAATGTGGCTATATCATCAATTCAAACAATTTATTACGTGAAAACTCCTTATGATCAAGTAGAAACAGAAACGACCACAAAGTTTGCCTGGCTGCAGCCATTTGCCTCTACATTTTCAACTGGTTATAGTCACTGGTATGGTAATGATGGCACATATACATATGAAACGATATTTTATGTTAGCAATCCGGGTATTAGGACCACAAGAACTTCAGGATGGAGCAAATCAGTAACATCCACCGTAAGCACATATTGGTCCACCGAATGGGATAAGGACTTAGTTCCTATTGAAGAAGAGGTAATATTAGTTGCAGTTCCACCATATTCTGCAGTATCACACTCTTCAAAATACTCCCCTTCAAGCTCAATgctatcatcatcatcatcatcatcatcatcatcatcatcatcatcatcatcatcatcatcaccatcatcatcatcatcatcatcatcatcaccatcatcatcatcatcaacatCCAAAAGTCcatcattttcttcaacaaAATCTTTATCCAGCAAAACATCATTTACTTACACAAGCTCAACTAACAACCCAAATTCAAAAGCAAGTTCTACCACCACAAGTGCCACGTCATCCACAATCATCTCCAAGTCTTCAGAAAGCAGAACAAGTGAATCAGATAAAAATACATCTATTTCTACTACTTACGAAGTGTCTGAATCGTCTTCGTCATCTAGTTCGTCCTCATCTCACCCATCAGTATACACTACTACTAGGACATCTGGTTCCGACACTGAGACCGATGTTGTTTCTGAATACTCGACCACCGACTCTGCTGGTAAGCCAACAACTATTACCACTACTTATGAAGTAACCTCCAGTAGGTCCTCAAGAACTACTTCTCACTCCAAATTTTCTTCGGACTCAAAGTCTGAGGTCACAACTTCTGAATCTGAGGATATTCCACCTCCTATTACAGATTGGAGAAGTGAAACAGAAGAATATCCAATTGATTCTGAATCTACACCATTCCCCACATTATACACTACTACTAGGACATCTGGTTCCGTCACTGCGACCGATATTGTTTCTGAGTATTCGACCACTGACTCTGCTGGTAAGCCAACAACCATGACCACTACCTACGAAGTGTCTGAATCGTCTTCGTCTTCGTCTTCGTCTTCGTCTTCGTCATCTCACCCATCAGTATACACTACTACTAGGACATCTGGTTCCGTCACTGAGACCGATGTTGTTTCTGAATACTCGACCACTGACTCTGCTGGTAAGCCAACAACCATGACCACTACCTACGAAGTGTCTGAATCGTCTTCGTCTTCAGCTTCGTCTTCGTCATCTCACCCATCAGTATACACTACTACCATCACTTCTGGTTCCATCACTGAGACCGATATTGTTTCTGAGTACTCGACCACCGACTCTAACGGCATGCCAACCACATTGACCACTACTTATGAATTAAGCGGGTCTGAATTACCACCTGTCTACACTACTACCATCACCTCTGGTTCCGTCACTGAGACCGATATTGTGTCTGTTTACTCGACCACCGACTCTGCTGGTAAGCCAACAACTATTACCACTACTTATGAAGTAGCCTCTAGTAGGTCTTCAAGAACTACCTCTGAGTCCATATTTACTTCGGAGTCAAAGCCTGAGTACTCAACTTCTGAATCTGAGGATATTCCACCTCCTATTACAGATTGGCCAAGTGAAACAGAAGAATATCCAATTGATTCTGAATCTACACCATTCCCCACATTATACACTACTACTAGGACATCTGGTTCCGTCACTGCGACCGATATTGTTTCTGAGTATTCGACCACTGACTCTGCTGGTAAGCCAACAACCATGACCACTACCTACGAAGTGTCTGAATCGTCTTCGTCTTCGTCTTCGTCTTCGTCTTCGTCATCTCACCCATCAGTATACACTACTACTAGGACATCTGGTTCCGTCACTGAGACCGATGTTGTTTCTGAATACTCGACCACCGACTCTGCTGGTAAGCCAACAACCATGACCACTACCTACGAAGTGCTCGAATCGTCTTCGGTCTTTGGCTTCGTCGTCGTCGTCTCACCCATTCAGTATACACTACTACTAGGACATCTGGTTCCGTCACTGAGACCGATGTTGTTTCTGAATACTCGACCACCGACCTCTGCTGGTAAGCCAACAACTATTACCACTACTTATGAAGTAACCTCCAGTAGGTCCTCAAGAACTACTTCTCACTCCAAATTTTCTTCGGACTCAAAGTCTGAGGTCACAACTTCTGAATCTGAGGATATTCCACCTCCTATTACAGATTGGAGAAGTGAAACAGAAGAATATCCAATTGATTCTGAATCTACACCATTCCCCACATTATACACTACTACCATCACCTCTGGTTCCGTCACTGAGACCGATATTGTTTCTGAGTACTCGACCACCGACTCTGCTGGTAAGCCAACAACCATGACCACTACCTACGAAGTGTCTGAATCGTCTTCGTCTTCGTCTTCGTCTTCGTCTTCGTCATCTCACCCATCAGTATACACTACTACTAGGACATCTGGTTCCGTCACTGAGACCGATGTTGTTTCTGAATACTCGACCACTGACTCTGCTGGTAAGCCAACAACCATGACCACTACCTACGAAGTGTCTGAATCGTCTTCGTCTTCAGCTTCGTCGTCGTCATCTCACCCATCAGTATACACTACTACTAGGACATCTGGTTCCGTCACTGAGACCGATGTTGTTTCTGAGTACTCGACCACCGACTCTAACGGCATGCCAACCACATTGACCACTACTTATGAATTAAGCGGGTCTGAATTACCACCTGTCTACACTACTACCATCACCTCTGGTTCCGTCACTGAGACCGATATTGTGTCTGTTTACTCGACCACCGACTCTAACGGCATACCAACCACATTGATCACTACTTATGAATTAAGCGGGTCTGAATTACCACCTGTCTACACTACTACCATCACCTCTGGTTCCGTCACTGAGACCGATATTGTTTCTGCTTACTCGACCACCGACTCTGCTGGTAAGCCAACAACCATGACCACTACCTACGAAGTGTCTGAATCGTCTTCGTCTTCAGCTTCGTCGTCGTCATCTCACCCATCAGTATACACTACTACTAGGACATCTGGTTCCGTCACTGAGACCGATGTTGTTTCTGAATACTCGACCACCGACTCTGCTGGTAAGCCAACAACCATGACCACTACCTACGAAGTGTCTGAATCGTCTTCGTCTTCAGCTTCGTCTTCAGCTTCGTCTTCGTCATCTCACCCATCAGTATACACTACTACTAGGACATCTGGTTCCGTCACTGAGACCGATGTTGTTTCTGAGTACTCGACCACCGACTCTAACGGCATGCCAACCACATTGATCACTACTTATGAATTAAGCGGGTCTGAATTACCACCTGTCTACACTACTACCATCACCTCTGGTTCCGTCACTGAGACCGATATTGTTTCTGAATACTCGACCACCGACTCTGCTGGTAAGCCAACAACCATGACCACTACCTACGAAGTGTCTCAATCGTCTTCGTCTTTGCTTCGTCGTCTTCATATCACCTATCAGTATACACTACTACGTAGGACATCTGGTTCCGTCACTGAGACCGATGTTGTTTCTGAATACTCGACCACTGACTCTGCTGGTAAGCCAACAACCATGACCACTACCTACGAAGTGTCTGAATCGTCTTCGTCTTCAGCTTCGTCTTCGTCACCTCACCCATCAGTATACACTACTACCATCACTTCTGGTTCCATCACTGAGACCGATATTGTTTCTGAGTACTCGACCACCGACTCTAACGGCACGCCAACCACATTGACCACTACTTATGAATTAAGTGGGTCTGAATTACCACCTGTCTACACTACTACCATCACCTCTGGTTCCGTCACTGAGACCGATATTGTGTCTGTTTACTCGACCACCGACTCTAACGGCATGCCAACCACATTGACCACTACTTATGAATTAAGCGGGTCTGAATTACCGCCTGTCTACACTACTACCATCACTTCTGGTTCCGTCACTGAGACCGATATTGTTTCTGAGTACTCGACCACTGACTCTGCTGGTAAGCCAACAACCATGACCACTACCTACGAAGTGTCTGAATCGTCTTCGTCTTCGTCTTCGTCGTCGTCTTCGTCGTCGTCATCTCACCCATCAGTATACACTACTACCATCACTTCTGGTTCCGTCACTGAGACCGATATTGTTTCTGAGTACTCGACCACTGACTCTGCTGGTAAGCCAACAACCATGACCACTACCTACGAAGTGTTTGAATCGTCTTCCTCCTCGTCTCTCATAGAATTAACTTCTTGGAGTTCATTAGTTTCTAGTATATTTACTAGTAACTTAATACCATCGTTTACATACGAATCGACAACTAGTTCAACTTATTACTCCAGTACCTCGTCAGATGGTTTTGATACAGAATCATCTTTCAATACGATCTCACCTGAATCAGAAACTACCAATTCCATAGAATCAAACTCAGGATTTAGTTCCGGATTAACGGATGCAAGTTCTACTGGAACTTTCACTAATAgtattttatcatttaccTCCACGTCTAGTTCATACAGTGGCAATTATGGATGGAACAGTACACTAATGTCCTCAAGAGGTGAATCAAGCTTATCAAAGAGTTATTCATCTGAACCATCTATACCTATTGCATCTCTTGCACCGGAGACAAGTGCAGGAACTGTTAGTCACATCACAACTACTCTTTCAAATACCAACTCTGTTACGATTTCAAGTTCATTAACAccagaaaatttaaatactcAATTGGTGACATCTGTTCCTACTGAAAATACAGAGACTTCAAGATCAAATTCTCAAGGCATTACTTCTGTTGCACCTActtctaattcaaatacaaaagaatTTACATCTGCTTCAACTCAAATTATTGAATCTTCGGATTCAAAGCAAGTTACTCAACCAACGGGATTATCTACAATAAACCCAACTCAGATACAACCAACATCCCTTTCAATTACTATTTCACCTGGACCAATCCCATCACATAATACTCAATTAGAAAGTACAACCTCTACAATTCTTCAAGATAACGTTAATACGCCTTCAACAGTATTCACAGATAATGGTAATCCACATATTACTACGACTCCCGAAGTTGTTCCAAGCCCTGAAGAAAATTTACCAAGTTACAGTGAGCCTAATCCTGAAACCCATATGACAATATTATATGAAGGTGCAGCTTCAAGTAATAAGCAAGCTAACGGTAGTATAATGTTTGTCTTAGGGcttgttttcttttatctgttcaattga
- the YAR1 gene encoding Yar1p (similar to Saccharomyces cerevisiae YAR1 (YPL239W); ancestral locus Anc_6.265): MALYNGKLDQEQQDAIIYNARVGDLETLEEIFTTLIDPKVITTIQESENASTILHILAANGDNDIIKYIISLVRPNTTMEEFEKYINHANKEGNTPLHWASLNGKLETVKLLCDEYEADPFIRNNAGHDSIYEAENNGKEVIENYFLSKYDVEPGSDDDDEVEQQSEASISNVEVNVGTEIESVTKEAAEVLVSQTKDLNLNNESK; encoded by the coding sequence ATGGCATTATATAACGGAAAGTTAGATCAAGAGCAACAAGATGCTATTATCTATAATGCTAGAGTTGGTGATTTAGAGACCttagaagaaatattcACCACTCTAATTGATCCTAAGGTAATTACTACTATTCAAGAAAGTGAAAATGCATCTACTATACTACACATATTGGCAGCTAATGgagataatgatattatcaaatacaTTATTTCATTAGTTCGTCCAAACACAACAATGGAAGAATTTGAGAAATATATCAACCATGCAAATAAAGAAGGCAATACTCCATTACATTGGGCATCATTAAACGGCAAACTAGAGACAGTCAAATTATTGTGTGATGAATATGAAGCTGATCCgtttattagaaataatgCTGGTCATGATTCTATATATGAAGCtgaaaataatggtaaAGAAGTAATTGAGAATTATTTCTTGAGTAAATATGATGTTGAACCTGGaagtgatgatgatgatgaagttGAACAGCAATCTGAAGCCTCCATAAGTAATGTTGAAGTCAATGTAGGTACCGAAATTGAAAGTGTTACTAAAGAAGCTGCAGAAGTGTTGGTATCTCAAACTAAAGACCTAAatctaaataatgaatccaaatag
- the RTP1 gene encoding Rtp1p (similar to Saccharomyces cerevisiae YMR185W; ancestral locus Anc_6.266) has translation MTEKKVSVANLLAKQPQVVNNTPLDNFFKTFDNEFISTINNYSLTNNIKSTSLYSCAKCSDNNEFVKKLLSYFNELYKIIKETKTKNDLLPVSLNDLKYIDDLISLIVTHGIDANIDKPHQIPLIDKNMSSLKNGNESLDRFIVPNCHSKNNTTLIYVLKKLFEFFTTDTEDDYLKSSLLKGPLYTNTLVGMVSLFLTSNDSQMNIRIDILESVQDTYALFEIYNFLLRTIPNKLMKDFILEKLSTLPLRRSNGIISLVEFVVGIREDEQINIEKLTRVNQILMSKPRNFSNIKYLSELFKQIIHGLSLLDRPVLISCLNNLLVEFYNRNSKIVEDFLFKPINNLHFNISEKSISSIELNNHINVLLSLSKNSSTEFITSFINSYNKAQFFLNLWIYCSYLNKNQNLLFTSTSNNSVKGSDYFEVILSLIQSFLLISNSYEIIENISLNLVKLEHSTWKYSIDLESKMAKIIIKDNVKVMEELKLAKQNEDNSIIMTEFLNDIDLSIELFIRLLKLVDNEEISKQIFFTVIRRWVKNTTEQSNEHNGMNMNLTDNNSAIVLMDLKLLERLNMEYKDTVANNVTDMLQLIEKLLSINDHGSSIENKTQNLDVEDSDDENSDDENPKNEDLERISPESNKNLNASVPILLELLSTILITSSNSELFIHKNKLQRIKDKLIQMNYSAAKEQADKITALLDQDGNTDVVNISLTKISQEKKDQEILNQAMINLNDVLIPIKAHGLLKLRELVERQSMVVSILRVIQLHVQALRNQDPYVYLNAIKGLSSLCGLYPDATISKMVEIYEKQILPVDDILKIGEVLVSYIRKENELFTGKYADLIISSCLRKVRRREARNEKHYDNRIRMSAMSIMGVALQMNALGVQNHISHMLDCAFGILQLETSKEPRSNSFMMRRSAIHLIHDLIYSTGISLFPPQYPVAKTITLLEYTTSTDTDALVIEQAKQLLSILQEHVLTI, from the coding sequence ATGACTGAAAAGAAAGTTTCAGTCGCTAATTTATTAGCAAAACAACCTCAAGTAGTTAATAATACTCCATTggacaatttttttaaaacatttgataatgaattcATTTCCACAATTAACAATTACTCATTAACAAACAATATTAAGTCTACATCACTTTATTCGTGTGCCAAATGTtcagataataatgaatttgttaaaaagTTACTGAgttattttaatgaattatataaaattataaaagaaaCGAAAACTAAAAATGACCTTTTACCTGTATCATTAAATGacttaaaatatattgatgatcttatttctttaatcgTCACCCATGGAATCGATGCCAATATTGATAAACCTCATCAAATACCATTAATTGACAAAAACATGTCATCACTGAAAAATGGGAACGAATCATTGGACAGATTTATTGTACCTAATTGccattcaaaaaataataccacacttatatatgttttgaaaaaattatttgaattcttcACAACAGATACGGAGgatgattatttaaaatcttcattACTAAAGGGACCATTATATACTAATACATTAGTTGGAATGGTTAGCTTATTTCTTACATCAAACGATTCTCAAATGAATATCAGGATAGACATTCTAGAATCTGTCCAAGATACGTATGCTTTATTTgagatatataattttttacttcGAACAATACCTAATAAACTGATGAAAGATtttatattagaaaaacTATCTACTTTACCCCTACGCCGCTCAAACGGTATTATTAGTTTAGTTGAGTTTGTTGTAGGTATCCGAGAAGATgaacaaattaatattgaaaaattgacTCGAGttaatcaaattttaatgtCCAAGccaagaaatttttcaaatattaaatatttatcgGAACTTTTCAAACAAATAATCCATGGATTAAGTCTTCTTGATAGACCTGTCTTAATTAGttgtttgaataatttattgGTAGAGTTTTATAATAGAAACTCAAAAATAGTTGAggattttttattcaagcctattaataatcttcatttcaatatttcagaaaaatcaatatcttcaattgaattgaaCAATCATATTAATGTTCTTCTATCACTATCTAAAAATTCATCTACCGAATTTATTAcatcttttattaattcataCAATAAAGctcaatttttcttaaatctATGGATATATTGCtcatatttgaataagaaccaaaatttattgtttaCAAGCACGTCCAATAACAGTGTAAAGGGATCTGATTATTTTGAAGTTATCCTTTCTTTAATCCAATCATTCTTACTTATATCTAATTCttatgaaattattgaGAACATTAGTTTAAATTTAGTCAAATTGGAACATTCAACTTGGAAATATTCAATCGATCTTGAATCTAAAATGGCAaagattattatcaaaGACAACGTAAAAGTTATGGAGGAATTGAAACTGGCAAAGcaaaatgaagataattCTATCATAATGACAGAGTTTcttaatgatattgatttatCGATTGAACTATTTAttagattattaaaattagttGATAATGAGGAGATCAGCAAGCAAATCTTTTTTACTGTTATTCGTAGATGGGTGAAAAATACCACTGAACAATCCAATGAACATAATGGtatgaatatgaatttaactgataataatagtgCGATAGTGCTGAtggatttaaaattattggaacGATTAAATATGGAATATAAAGATACAGTTGCAAATAATGTTACCGATATGCTACAATTGATTGAAAAACTATTAAGTATCAATGATCATGGGAGTTcgattgaaaataaaactcAAAATTTAGATGTTGAAGATtcagatgatgaaaattcagatgatgaaaatccaaaaaatgaagatttagaGAGAATATCTCcagaatcaaataaaaatttaaatgcaTCAGTACCTATTTTATTGGAATTGCTGTCCACTATATTAATTACATCCAGCAATTCCGAGTTATTTATccataaaaataaactacAAAGAATTAAAGACAAATTAATACAGATGAATTATTCTGCTGCAAAAGAACAAGCAGATAAGATTACTGCACTATTGGATCAAGATGGTAACACTGATGTAGTAAATATATCGTTGACTAAAATTTCACAAGAGAAAAAGGATCAggaaatattaaatcaagctatgataaatttaaatgacGTTTTAATCCCAATTAAGGCACATGGTTTATTAAAGTTGCGTGAATTAGTAGAAAGACAATCGATGGTAGTATCAATCTTAAGAGTGATCCAATTGCATGTCCAGGCATTACGTAATCAAGATCCATACGTGTACCTAAATGCTATTAAAGGGCTATCCAGCTTGTGTGGATTATATCCAGATGCGACCATTTCTAAAATGGttgaaatatatgaaaaacAGATATTACCAGTAGATGATATTCTGAAAATTGGTGAAGTTCTCGTAAGTTATATCCGTAAGGAAAATGAACTATTCACAGGTAAATATGCAGATTTGATAATTAGTAGCTGTCTACGTAAAGTACGTCGAAGAGAGGCCAGAAACGAAAAACATTATGataatagaattagaatGTCTGCCATGTCAATAATGGGAGTAGCTCTTCAAATGAATGCTTTGGGAGTTCAAAACCATATTTCTCATATGCTTGATTGTGCGTTTGGGATTTTACAACTGGAAACAAGTAAAGAACCTCGATCCAACTCTTTTATGATGAGACGTTCTGCGATACATTTGATCCATGACTTGATCTACAGCACAGGCATATCCTTATTTCCACCTCAGTACCCTGTTGCCAAGACAATAACTCTTCTTGAATATACAACTTCTACTGACACCGACGCTCTTGTTATTGAACAAGCAAAACAACTCCTCTCTATCTTACAAGAACATGTGCTTACAATCTAG
- the TBLA0G01540 gene encoding uncharacterized protein (similar to Saccharomyces cerevisiae ADD37 (YMR184W); ancestral locus Anc_6.263) produces MHASSSSSSIKSFQNCSESDVKGYNDCPEFLFNLPTRSRSSTNLNKKRSISINFDTLNSDTFGNIRPAMTPPPPRTFKRVSSTGSSILSQVPAPYPTPISDTPNPLLNTSTPADLSDDQLIEKSIII; encoded by the coding sequence ATGCATGCCTCATCGTCCTCATCATCTATTAAATCCTTTCAAAACTGCTCAGAATCTGATGTTAAGGGCTATAACGATTGTCCAGAGTTTCTGTTTAACCTACCAACAAGATCGCGGTCTTCAACCAATTTAAACAAGAAGAGATCGATATCGATTAATTTCGACACTTTAAATAGTGACACATTTGGCAATATAAGACCTGCCATGACCCCACCTCCACCAAGAACATTCAAGAGAGTCTCCAGTACAGGTAGTAGTATTCTATCACAAGTACCAGCACCTTACCCTACTCCTATTTCTGATACTCCAAATCCATTATTGAATACCAGTACACCAGCTGATCTTTCAGATgatcaattaattgaaaaatcaattattatttga